The nucleotide sequence GCTGTCGCTGCGCGATCTCGGCATTTCACTGGCCGAGGCGCTGCTGGCCAATATGGCTGACTATCGCGAGCACTATCCGCTCGGGGTGGTGCGAAAAGTCGTGCCGCTGGAGCTGGTTGAAGGCGACAGCGACATGTCGCTTCCCACATAGGTGAGGGTCAGGGCTGTTGATTTTCCGGCCGTGACTGGCCATGTCCATGGCGGAACCCAATCCGGAGAGCGCGCGTGAAGGTCGTTCTGACACAGCCCAAGGCCAGACTGGCCGATGGAACCGATATCGGTCGGGCGGCCAAAACGCTCAAACGACACGGTTTCAAGGGGGAGGCCGGGGACGTCATCCTGCTGCCCGAAGTCATTGGCGAGGGATATTCGTCGAGTGAATATGCCTTGGCCGTGGCCGAGATGGCGCGGGCGTTCGGTTGCCACGTAGTGGGCGGGAGCCATTTCGACAGCTCCCAAACCCTGCCGGCCAACCAGGGCATTGTGGTCGATCCCACAGGCGACATCATTGCACACTACCAGAAGGCCAATCCCTATGGCCGCGAACGCCAGTTTGCCCGGGCCGGGGAGCGGGCAGGCGCAAGTTTTCGCATCGGCACGGTGGAGTGCTTCGTTTCTGTCTGCGCTGATTTCTTCCATGCGGAAACCTATCGGTCGCTGGAGGTTGCGCCGGATCTGATCCTCGTCCCGGCCCTTTCCGTGAGCCGCAAGAGCAGCCCGGACATGGCGCGGGCGCGCTGGCGCCATGCGATGATTGCGCGAGCCTTCGAACAGGCCGCCTTCGTCGGGGTGAGCGACTGGGCCTATCCGGTCCGAACCGGCGGCGACCTGCCAAGCTCGGGCATTGCCGGGCTGGCCCATCCGGATCCCGAGAGCAGCAGGCAGTTGCTCCAGACCCTTGGGCGCAGCCAGGTCCGCGTGTTTGATATCGATCTCAATGCGGCGCGGGCCTTGCGCGCTGACCAGAGGGAACGCGGATTTGAAATCGCCCGCGCCCGGCAGGAGCAGATATGAGCCTTCGCGACAAACAGATCCTGCTGATCGTCTCGGGCGGCATTGCGGCCTACAAGAGCCCGGACCTGGTGCGACGCCTGCGCGAGCAGGGTGCGCGGGTTCGGTGCGTCATCACCGAGGCGGCGAACAATTTCATCACGCCAACCACACTGGCTGCCGTCAGCGGCGTGCCGGTGGCGACCGACTTGTTCGAGCCGATTGCGGGGGCCGATGTGGGGCATATCCGGATCGCACGGGAGGCGGACCTCATCATCGTGGCGCCGGCGACGGGAGACCTGATCGGGCGCATGGCACTCGGGTTGGCCAGCGATCTCGCAACCGCGATCCTTCTGGCGCGCAGCAGCCCAGTGCTGATCGCCCCGGCGATGAACCCCAAGATGTGGGCTAATCCCGCGACCCAGCGCAATCTGGCGACATTGCGGGCCGATGGCATTGCTTTTGTCGGTCCGGAAACCGGGGAAATGGCGGAAAGCGGTGAAGCAGGGCTTGGAAGAATGTCCGAGCCGCTGGCTATTGTGGCGGCGGCTCAGGACCTGCTGGCACCGACAAGAAAGCGGCTTGAGGGGCTGTCGTTTCTCGTGACGTCGGGGCCGACCGAAGAGCCGATTGACCCCGTGCGGTTCATCTCCAACCGGTCATCCGGGAAGCAGGGCCACGCGATTGCGGCGGCGCTGGCTGCCGAGGGCGCTGCGGTGACCCTTATCTCGGGCCCCACCGCCCTCCCCGACCCCGCCGGCGTAGAGATCACGCGCGTCAAAACGGCGGTGGAGATGCTGGAGGTCGCGACCTCTGCCCTGCCCGTTGATGGGGCGATCTTCGTTGCCGCCGTCGCCGACTGGCGGGCGGCCAGCGTGGCGTCGAGCAAGATCAAGAAGCGCGGCGGGGACGACGAGGAGCTCTCCATCAGCCTCGTG is from Devosia sp. SD17-2 and encodes:
- a CDS encoding nitrilase-related carbon-nitrogen hydrolase, translating into MKVVLTQPKARLADGTDIGRAAKTLKRHGFKGEAGDVILLPEVIGEGYSSSEYALAVAEMARAFGCHVVGGSHFDSSQTLPANQGIVVDPTGDIIAHYQKANPYGRERQFARAGERAGASFRIGTVECFVSVCADFFHAETYRSLEVAPDLILVPALSVSRKSSPDMARARWRHAMIARAFEQAAFVGVSDWAYPVRTGGDLPSSGIAGLAHPDPESSRQLLQTLGRSQVRVFDIDLNAARALRADQRERGFEIARARQEQI
- the coaBC gene encoding bifunctional phosphopantothenoylcysteine decarboxylase/phosphopantothenate--cysteine ligase CoaBC; translated protein: MSLRDKQILLIVSGGIAAYKSPDLVRRLREQGARVRCVITEAANNFITPTTLAAVSGVPVATDLFEPIAGADVGHIRIAREADLIIVAPATGDLIGRMALGLASDLATAILLARSSPVLIAPAMNPKMWANPATQRNLATLRADGIAFVGPETGEMAESGEAGLGRMSEPLAIVAAAQDLLAPTRKRLEGLSFLVTSGPTEEPIDPVRFISNRSSGKQGHAIAAALAAEGAAVTLISGPTALPDPAGVEITRVKTAVEMLEVATSALPVDGAIFVAAVADWRAASVASSKIKKRGGDDEELSISLVRNPDILRTIGHHAERPKLVVGFAAETDDLLRNAGDKLRSKGADWILANDVSPGSGVFGGERNHIMLVAKDGVSDLGEGSKQELADRIVARIAKYFGRD